DNA from Mesorhizobium loti R88b:
TTTGATGTTCAAGCTTCAGCATGCGCGGCCCGCTCCGATCACCAGTTCGACAAAGCGCCATCAAGCGTCTCGGCCAGTTGCTCGGCATTGTCCCTGGCAAAGGGCAGCGGTGGCCTGATCTTGAGGACATTGCCGCGCGGACCGCAGGACGAGATCAGCACGCCATCCTCGCGCATGGCTTCGACAATCGCCGATGTTTTGGTGGCGGCCAAGCCGTCGTTGCCTTCCGCCGTCAGTTCGACGCCGAAATAGAGGCCGTTGTGCCTGACGTCACCGACCATGCCGTGCCGGCTCTGCAGCGCGTCCAAGAGTTCGCCCGTATAGACGCCGACATTGCGCGCGTTCTCGATCAGCCCTTCGCCTTCGATCACGTCGAGCACGGCGATGCCGACAGCGGCCGCGACCGGATTGCCGCCGAATGTGTTGAAGTAGCCGGTGTTCGAGCCGAAGGATGAAACAAGCTGCGGCCGCACGAGCACCGCCCCCATTGGATGCCCATCGCCGATCGGCTTGCCCATGGTGACGATGTCGGGCTCGATGCCATAATTGGCAAAACCCCACATGCCCTGGCCAAGCCGGCCGAAACCGGACTGGACCTCGTCGGCAATGACGATACCGCCAGCCTTCCTTACATGATCCGCCGCCTCGCGCATGACAGCCGCATCGGGGAAGAAAATGCCGTCGCTGGAAAAGGCCGAGTCGAGCAACAGCGCGGCGGGACGGATGTTTTGTGCGCGCATATCCTCGATGGCGGCGGCGACATTTCTGGCGAAATCCTGCGCGGCACGGCCATGGTCGCGGAACGTGTCCGGCGCTGCCACGGTCCGGTGGTGCGCGGGCACACCCTTGGCGCCAACTGCCGCCGGCGACAGCTGCGCCGTGGCGATCGTGGCGCCGTGATAGGCGAAGTCGGTGATGATGACGCCCGTGCCGCCGCTCGAATGCTGGGCGATGCGGATGGCGAGGTCGTTGGCCTCGCTGCCAGTGCAAGTGAACATGGCGTGGCCAAGATGGGCCGGAACGGTGCCGAGCAGTCTTTCCGCGTAGTCGAGGATGATCTCGCTCAAGTAGCGCGTGTGCGTGTTGAGCGAGGCGGCCTGCCCCGACAGGGCCTCGACGACGCGCGGATGGCAGTGCCCGACCGAAGCGACATTGTTGTAGGCGTCGAGGAATCTGCGTCCCTGCGCATCGTAGAGCCAGACGCCGCTGCCGCGCACCAGATGGATTGGGTTGCGGTAGAAGGCACGATAGGTCGGCCCAAGCAGCCGCGCACGGCGCTCGAGCAGGGCTTGCTCGGATGCCGTCGGGCCGGCATTTGCAGGATATGGCGAGGACTGGGACAAGAGCATCTACTCCGGATTGGAATGGTCGAGAAAATAGCGGCGGGCCTCATCGGACGAGAGCCCGTCCAGCCGTTGGAGCGAGACCCAGACCTCGGTGATGAGGCGCAGCACATAGTCGCGCTTGGCCGGAAACCGCTCGGCCTGCCAGCTGGCGATGTTGGCGATGAGCGCAAGGCGAGCACGGATCAGATCGAAAAGAATGCCGATCTCTTCGACCTCCAGAGGCTGCACTGATTGATAGGCAGCGACGAAGCGCGCGGCCGGGGCCAGCGGATGGCCTTGCGCCGGCCAGCGGTAGACGGCGCCGATGGCGAGATCGCAGATCAGCGGCGAATGGATCATGTCGCCGAAATCGAGGATGCCGGTCACGACTTCCGGCCGCGAGGCGTCCATCACCACATTGTAGGAATTCATGTCGTTGTGGACGATCTGGGCGCGCAGGGTCGGGATGACCGGCGCAGCATGCTGCTCGAAAGCGTCCATGACGCGTTCGACCATGGCCCGGTGGCCGGTGTCAGTGATGTCAGCCAGCATCGGCCGTGTCTTGGCGACCTTGCGGATGTCCCAGAGCAGGTCGCTGCCGGCGGCCGGATGGAAGAAGCCGCGCAGTGCCCGGCCAAGCCGGGCGAGGAAGATGCCGAGATTGCGATCCTGCGCTGCTGAGGTCGGAGATCGCGCAAGCAACTGGCCGGGCAGATAGGTGACCAGACGGATGATGCGCGGCGCCGATCCACCGACGCTGACCGCGAACTGCGCTTCGCCCGCAAGGCTCTTGCGTACCGAAGGGACCGGCAAGGTCGGGTCGATGGCGAGGATGTGGTCCAGCGCCTTGTTCTGGAAATCGGTAAAGCCGGCTTCTTCCGCCGGGTGGGAGACCTTCAGGACGAACTGGCCCTCGCCGTCGGTCTGGATGTGGAAATTGTGGTCGCGTTCGCCGGGTAACGGGCGCGCACTGCCGGTGAGGCCGTAGTGCCGGCGCAAGATGGCCAACGCGTCGGCGATCGAAACGTCAGGCGCGTCCTCGGCGAGCGTTTCTCCGAAGCCGTCAGTCACGGCTGCGTTCATGAGCTCATCTCCGGATCGGTGGGCTCAAGACCGCACCAGTCGGCGATGAACAGCGCAATGGTCTGGGTGACCTTGCGCACCGAATCGAGATCGACGGCCTCGTCATAACCATGCGGCATGCGGCAGATCGGGCCGTAGACGATTGCCGGCGTGTCGGCATAGAGGCCGAAGAAGCGTGCATCCGTCGTCGCCGAGGTGACATGCTCCTGCAGCGGCTCGCCCCACACGGCGGTATGGCTACGGCGCAGCACGGCTTCCATCTCGTCGGCACCCTCCAGCACATAGCCCTCGGCCATGAAGCCGTTGTAGCTCATTGTGGGCGGGCGATTGGCAAGGAACGGATCGGCGCGCGCCGCTTCGGCGATGCAGGCTTCTAGCTCGGCCCTGGCATCTTCGAGGCGTTGGCCGGGATAGGTGGCGACACGCATCTCGAAGACACAGCGTGCCGGAACGCTCGATGTCCACTCGCCACCCTCGATCTTGCCGAGGTTGAAGCGGATCGGGTGCGGGTGATTGCAAAAATGCGGATCATCGATCTTGCGCGCGTTCCAGACGATTTCGAGCTGCTTCAGGGCCTGGATGATGACGAAGGCTTTCTCGATGGCATTGGCGCCGGCCGAGAAAGCCCCTGACGCATGCTGCGGATCGCCGTCAACCTCGACCCTGAACCAGATCGGCCCGACCTGCGCGCGCATCAGCCTCGGTTCCAGCGGCTCGGGAATGAAGGCGGCATCGGCGCGGTAGCCGCGCTGCAGACAAGCGAGCGCGCCATTGCCGGTGCATTCCTCCTCGACCACCGACTGGAGGTAAACATTCGCGGCCGGCTGATAGCCAAGGCCGCGCAAGGCGGCCAGCGCGTAGAGACAGGCGGACAGGCCGGCCTTCATGTCGCCGGCGCCGCGGCCATGCATCCAGCCATCCTCGATCGCCGGATCGTAGGGATCACGCTCCCAGCGGTCGAGCGGTCCCGTCGGCACCACATCGATATGGCCGTTGAGGATCAGCGAGCGGCCGGTGGCTTTTCGCGGCGTGTGGGTGGCAACGACATTGAAAGCGTCATCGTAGGAAACCGCCACCGGCGAAAACCCCGGCAGGTCGCGGATCGCATCGACATCGACACGCCACATGTCGACCGCATAGCCATCGGCCTGGTAGGCAGCCGCCATGAAGGATTGCGCAGCGTGCTCCTCGCCACGCTGGGAGGGAAAGCGCACGAGGTCGGCCAGGAACGCGACTTGCCGCGCGAAGCCGTCATCGACCGCGCTTAGAATGGCTTCGTCGGCAATTCGCTCAGGCATGATATTCCGCTTTCCCGTGAATGGTGTATCATATCTCATATGCCATTTCCCGCGAATTCAAGAGACAGGTCGGGCCAAAATCATGGCCCAACCCGGGAAGCTCTTGGCAGGCGAGCACAGAGTTGGCATCAGCTTCCACCATGCCGGCAAAGCTGCGCGGCAGAGATCGAGGACAGATGCTGGTCACAGAAGGCCCATTGCCGGATGAAATCACCGATCTCACGTCCGGCTACCGGCGCGTGCCGGCCGGCAAGATCGTCAATGCGGTGACGTGGATGGAAGCGCGTGCCCCGGTGCCTGACCTCGCGCAACCGCTGGCAATGACCCGCATCACAAACCCCGACAGCGCCGCCTACCGCGCGATCTTCCTCGAGATCGGCGCTCCCTGGCTTTGGGATCGCGCCGCCGAAATGTCGGATGCCGAAATGTCAGCGCATTTTGCCGACCCTCGCCAGCATGTCTATTACGGCCATGATGAACGCGGCGACCATGTCGGCATGGTCGAATTCTCCGTGGCCGACGACACAGAGATAGAGATCACCTATTTCGGCCTGTTTCCCTCCTTGACCGGCCGGGGCCTTGGCAAAAGGCTGATGGCCGGCGCGCTCGACCAGGCATGGCGCCTCGGCCCCGGCCGCATCTGGCTGCACACCAGCAGCATCGATCATCACAGCGTCATCGGCTTCTACCGGGCTTGCGGGTTCGAGCCTTATGCGGCCGGTTTCGAAATCACCGAAGATCCCCGGATCAAGGGAACCCTGCCGCGCGACGCAGCCCCGCAAATCCCGTTGATCGAAACGGAATGGGTGCCCGGCGCCAGATGAGACCATCGTCGCAACCTGCCAGCCAGGCATCACCCCACCATCGCCGGTGGGTGCGGCGCGAGAGCATCCTGTCGAGGCTGGAGCGGCATGTCGACACACGCATCGTTTTGTTCGCCGCGCCTGCAGGCTTCGGCAAGTCGACGACGATGGCGCAGTGGGCCGCCGAAGTCGCGCGGCTCGGCCGGCTGACCGCATGGCTGTCCTGCGAGACGACAGACAATGACGAAGGCGCCTTCCTATCGCATCTGGTCGGCGCGCTGCGCCATCTCGTCCAGAACCCGGCCGAACTCGACCTTGCCTTCCAGTCGAGCCCGATCCCGCAGCTCGATGTGGTGCTCGCCGCACTTGTCGCGGGTCTTGCAGCGCGCGACGCCGACATCACGCTGTTCTTCGACGACTACCACGCCATCGAAGCGCCGGCGGTGAAGCGGTTCATGGAGCGCCTGACCCGGCAGGCGCCCGCCAACGTCGCCTTCGTCATTGGTTCGCGCAACCTGCCCGACCTGCAGCTCGGCAAGCTCAGGGTGCTCGGCGACGTTTTCGAGATCGGTCCGGACGATCTGCGTTTCGCCTCTTCCGAAGCCGAAGCCTTCTTCAACGACAAGCTGGGCCTTAGCGTCAGCAGCGGCACGGTGGAAACCTTGTGCTCGCGGACCGAAGGCTGGGCCGCCGGCCTGCAACTCGCCTCGCTGTCGCTCAGTGCCGCGCATGCTCCGGAAACCGTCATCGGCAATTTCACCGGCGCCAACCGCAACGTCGCCGATTTCCTGATGGGCGAAGTCTTTCTGGAGCTGCCGCCGGACCTGGCGAAATTCCTGCTCCACAGTTCGATCTTCGAGCGCTTCAGCGCCGAGGCCTGCCGGGCAGTCTTGCGCGCGGCTGACGCCGAGGCCGACATCACCGAGATCGAGACCCGTAATCTGTTCCTGGTGCCGCTCGACGAGGAGCGGCGCTGGTTCCGCTACCATCATCTGTTCCACGACTTCCTCAGCCGTGAACTGGAACGGCGCGAGCCGGAGATGATCGCCCCGCTGCATCTGGCCGCCGCCGAATGGTTCGGCGAACGCAAGATGCTGACCGAAGCCATCGGACACGCGCTCGCCGCCGGCGACCAGGCGCGTGCGGCGGTGTTCGTCGAAAACAACGCGCTCGAGCTCATCGCCCAGTGCCAGTTGCTCTATGTGCGCCAGTTGCTGGCACTGCTGCCGCGGAAACTGGTCGACCAGCGCATCCGGCTGCAGCTCGTGGTGCTGTGGCTGGCGGTGCACTCAAGCCAGCCCGAGATCGCACAGCAGACGCTGGCCAATGCGCGCAAGCTGGTCGAAACCGGGCCGACGGATAGCAATGATCCGGGCACGCTGACCGGCACCACGATCGAAGCCGAGATCGCTGTCCTCGATGCCGCCGTGCACAGCACGCTGGAGCGGTTCGAGGCCGCGCGCGATACCGCGCTGGCCGCCCTGCGCATCATCGCCCCCGATGCCTGGTTCATGGAGGGTGCCACCGCCAATGTCATCGGCTACAATCTCTACGCGCTGGGCGACCTCGAAGGCGCACGCGCGGCAGCAGACGCAGCACGCAAGGCGCATGAGCGGAGCGGCAGCCTGCTCGGCGTCACCATCGCCAATTGCTACATGGCCGTCATCGAACGCTCGGCCGGCCGCCTGCCCGCCGCAGAAAGGCTGCTGCGCAACACGATCATCGAGGCGAGGACGCGGATCGGCGCGAACTCCTATGCCGAGGCGCTGGCCGGGACGCTGCTGGCCGAACTTGCCTACGAGACCAACGCGTCCGGCGAGGCGCTGACGCTGGTCGAGAATCTGGGACCACTGATCGAGGGCGCGGCGGTCATCGTCTATCCCCTAGCCAGCGTGCCAACCTATGCCCGCGTGCTGCAGCTGACCGGTCGCGGCGACGCCGCACTCGACATGCTGGAGCGCGTCTACCAGCGCGTGCGCGGCTCGGTCTACCGTCGCCTCGCTTCGGTGCTGGTGCATGATCGCATCCGGCTGCTGCTGGACCAGAACCGCGTCACCGAGGCGCGCGCATTGCTGAGCGAGCATCGCCGCGAAAGCGCTGAGACCGCCCCTACTGTCGCCAACGAATTCGAGTTCTTCGCCGAGGGCAGGCTGCTGACGGCGGAGAAATCCTACGCGGCGGCGGCGACGATTTTCGACACGCTGCTGGAGCGAACGAAAAGCAGCGGGCGCATGCGCCGCCACATCCTGGCGCTGATCCTGCGCGCCAAGAATGCCGGCCATGACCCGCGCGAGGCCGACCGCCATCTCCTCGAAGCGCTGCGTCTTGCCCAGCCCTCCGGCTTCATCCGCTCCTTCGTCGACGAGGGCAGGCCTGTCGTCGACGGGTTGATGCGGCTGCGGGCGGCGCAGGCAAAGACCGATCCCGCCCTGTCGGCCTATGCAACGCGCATCATCGATGCCGCGCAGACCATGCCCATGGCGACGCGCAAGCCCGCCGCACCAGCCGAGAAGGAACAGCTCACCCAACGCGAATCCCAACTGCTGCACTGCCTGTCGGAGGGCATGTCCAACAAGGATATCGCGGTTGCGCTGTCGGTGAGCGAAACAACGGTGAAATGGCATTTGAAGAACATTTTCGGCAAGCTTTCGGTGTCGAACCGCGTGCAGGCCGTGCGCGCCGCGCAGGCCGCCGCAAACCTCCGTCCCCCTCCGAAAGGAGGGGCATAGATAACTGAACAGCCCTCCTTTCGGGGCGGGCCATGCGATTGTTAGCCTGCTAGCGTCGTCTGGATTTCAGGGGACGCTAGCTTATGGCGACAGGTTACGTTTTTCACGAACAGCTGATGTGGCATGACACCGGCTCCAGCGCCGACATGATGCCTCCCGGCCGTTTCGTGGAACCCGGACGGCACCTGGAATCACCTGGATCGAAGCGCCGGCTTAACAACCTCATCCAGGTCAGCGGCCTGTCACGCCATCTGGTGCCAATCATTCCCGAACCGGTTTCGGTGGAGGACCTGCTGCGTGTGCATACGCAGCGCCACGTCGACGACATCAGAATGCTCAGCGAGCGCGGCTCCGGTTTCGCCGGGCCGCAGGCGCCGATCGGCCTCAACAGTTTCGATATCGCGCTATTGTCCGCCGGCACCACCTATGCGGCGATGCGCGCGGTGCTCACCGGACGGGTCGACAACGCCTATGCGCTGGCGCGGCCGCCGGGGCACCATGCCGAGCCCGACCAGGCGATGGGCAACTGCCTGTTCTCCAACATCGGCGTCTCCGTGCGCCGGCTGCAGCATGAGGGCCTGCTCGGCCGCGCAGCGATCGTCGACTGGGACGTGCATCATGGCAACGGCACCGAGACGGTGTTTTATTCCGACCCATCAGTGCTGACCATTTCCCTGCACCAGGACAATCTCTATCCGACCGGACGCGGCGCGCTGGCCGACAATGGCAAGGGCGAAGGCGAAGGCTACAACATCAACATTCCGCTGCCGGCCGGCAGCGGCACCGGCGCCTATGAGGCAACCTTCGACCGCGTCGTCGCTCCTGCCTTGCGCGCCTACAGGCCGGACCTCGTCATCGTCGCGTCCGGCTTCGACGCCTCGGGCTTCGATCCGCTCGGCCGCATGATGCTGAACAGCGAATGCTTCCGGCGCCTTGCCGCCCGCATGGTGGCGCTGGCCGCCGAGACATCGAACGGGCGCCTGATGATGAGCCATGAAGGCGGCTATTCCGAGGGCTATGTGCCATTCTGCGGCCATGCCGTCATCGAGACGCTGGCCAATCACCGCACCGAAGTGATCGACCCGCTGTCGGACCATATCGACGAATGGGCCGGGCAGGACTTGCAGCCGCATCAGGCAGCGGTGATCGATGCCGCCGAGGGCCTGCTCGCCGGCCTGCGTCAACGCCTCGCCAGTGCTGCCTGACACGATGGATTTTCTGATCACCACGCTCCTCAATGCGCTGACGCTGATCAGCATCCTGATGCTGGTCGGGCTTGGGCTGGCGATCAGCTTCGGCCTGATGAACGTGACCAACCTGGCGCATGGCGAGTTCGTTACCGTCGGCGCCTTC
Protein-coding regions in this window:
- a CDS encoding phosphotransferase translates to MNAAVTDGFGETLAEDAPDVSIADALAILRRHYGLTGSARPLPGERDHNFHIQTDGEGQFVLKVSHPAEEAGFTDFQNKALDHILAIDPTLPVPSVRKSLAGEAQFAVSVGGSAPRIIRLVTYLPGQLLARSPTSAAQDRNLGIFLARLGRALRGFFHPAAGSDLLWDIRKVAKTRPMLADITDTGHRAMVERVMDAFEQHAAPVIPTLRAQIVHNDMNSYNVVMDASRPEVVTGILDFGDMIHSPLICDLAIGAVYRWPAQGHPLAPAARFVAAYQSVQPLEVEEIGILFDLIRARLALIANIASWQAERFPAKRDYVLRLITEVWVSLQRLDGLSSDEARRYFLDHSNPE
- a CDS encoding class II histone deacetylase; its protein translation is MATGYVFHEQLMWHDTGSSADMMPPGRFVEPGRHLESPGSKRRLNNLIQVSGLSRHLVPIIPEPVSVEDLLRVHTQRHVDDIRMLSERGSGFAGPQAPIGLNSFDIALLSAGTTYAAMRAVLTGRVDNAYALARPPGHHAEPDQAMGNCLFSNIGVSVRRLQHEGLLGRAAIVDWDVHHGNGTETVFYSDPSVLTISLHQDNLYPTGRGALADNGKGEGEGYNINIPLPAGSGTGAYEATFDRVVAPALRAYRPDLVIVASGFDASGFDPLGRMMLNSECFRRLAARMVALAAETSNGRLMMSHEGGYSEGYVPFCGHAVIETLANHRTEVIDPLSDHIDEWAGQDLQPHQAAVIDAAEGLLAGLRQRLASAA
- a CDS encoding LuxR C-terminal-related transcriptional regulator; translated protein: MRPSSQPASQASPHHRRWVRRESILSRLERHVDTRIVLFAAPAGFGKSTTMAQWAAEVARLGRLTAWLSCETTDNDEGAFLSHLVGALRHLVQNPAELDLAFQSSPIPQLDVVLAALVAGLAARDADITLFFDDYHAIEAPAVKRFMERLTRQAPANVAFVIGSRNLPDLQLGKLRVLGDVFEIGPDDLRFASSEAEAFFNDKLGLSVSSGTVETLCSRTEGWAAGLQLASLSLSAAHAPETVIGNFTGANRNVADFLMGEVFLELPPDLAKFLLHSSIFERFSAEACRAVLRAADAEADITEIETRNLFLVPLDEERRWFRYHHLFHDFLSRELERREPEMIAPLHLAAAEWFGERKMLTEAIGHALAAGDQARAAVFVENNALELIAQCQLLYVRQLLALLPRKLVDQRIRLQLVVLWLAVHSSQPEIAQQTLANARKLVETGPTDSNDPGTLTGTTIEAEIAVLDAAVHSTLERFEAARDTALAALRIIAPDAWFMEGATANVIGYNLYALGDLEGARAAADAARKAHERSGSLLGVTIANCYMAVIERSAGRLPAAERLLRNTIIEARTRIGANSYAEALAGTLLAELAYETNASGEALTLVENLGPLIEGAAVIVYPLASVPTYARVLQLTGRGDAALDMLERVYQRVRGSVYRRLASVLVHDRIRLLLDQNRVTEARALLSEHRRESAETAPTVANEFEFFAEGRLLTAEKSYAAAATIFDTLLERTKSSGRMRRHILALILRAKNAGHDPREADRHLLEALRLAQPSGFIRSFVDEGRPVVDGLMRLRAAQAKTDPALSAYATRIIDAAQTMPMATRKPAAPAEKEQLTQRESQLLHCLSEGMSNKDIAVALSVSETTVKWHLKNIFGKLSVSNRVQAVRAAQAAANLRPPPKGGA
- a CDS encoding ArgE/DapE family deacylase, which encodes MPERIADEAILSAVDDGFARQVAFLADLVRFPSQRGEEHAAQSFMAAAYQADGYAVDMWRVDVDAIRDLPGFSPVAVSYDDAFNVVATHTPRKATGRSLILNGHIDVVPTGPLDRWERDPYDPAIEDGWMHGRGAGDMKAGLSACLYALAALRGLGYQPAANVYLQSVVEEECTGNGALACLQRGYRADAAFIPEPLEPRLMRAQVGPIWFRVEVDGDPQHASGAFSAGANAIEKAFVIIQALKQLEIVWNARKIDDPHFCNHPHPIRFNLGKIEGGEWTSSVPARCVFEMRVATYPGQRLEDARAELEACIAEAARADPFLANRPPTMSYNGFMAEGYVLEGADEMEAVLRRSHTAVWGEPLQEHVTSATTDARFFGLYADTPAIVYGPICRMPHGYDEAVDLDSVRKVTQTIALFIADWCGLEPTDPEMSS
- a CDS encoding GNAT family N-acetyltransferase; the protein is MLVTEGPLPDEITDLTSGYRRVPAGKIVNAVTWMEARAPVPDLAQPLAMTRITNPDSAAYRAIFLEIGAPWLWDRAAEMSDAEMSAHFADPRQHVYYGHDERGDHVGMVEFSVADDTEIEITYFGLFPSLTGRGLGKRLMAGALDQAWRLGPGRIWLHTSSIDHHSVIGFYRACGFEPYAAGFEITEDPRIKGTLPRDAAPQIPLIETEWVPGAR
- a CDS encoding aspartate aminotransferase family protein, translated to MLLSQSSPYPANAGPTASEQALLERRARLLGPTYRAFYRNPIHLVRGSGVWLYDAQGRRFLDAYNNVASVGHCHPRVVEALSGQAASLNTHTRYLSEIILDYAERLLGTVPAHLGHAMFTCTGSEANDLAIRIAQHSSGGTGVIITDFAYHGATIATAQLSPAAVGAKGVPAHHRTVAAPDTFRDHGRAAQDFARNVAAAIEDMRAQNIRPAALLLDSAFSSDGIFFPDAAVMREAADHVRKAGGIVIADEVQSGFGRLGQGMWGFANYGIEPDIVTMGKPIGDGHPMGAVLVRPQLVSSFGSNTGYFNTFGGNPVAAAVGIAVLDVIEGEGLIENARNVGVYTGELLDALQSRHGMVGDVRHNGLYFGVELTAEGNDGLAATKTSAIVEAMREDGVLISSCGPRGNVLKIRPPLPFARDNAEQLAETLDGALSNW